In Halorhabdus rudnickae, the following proteins share a genomic window:
- a CDS encoding 4Fe-4S dicluster domain-containing protein, with protein MKVIDRPHFTALIEELVAADPRDVVGVQEDGEQYVFDHLESAEDLALEYDLTALSPKKYVMPQRETLLTYDRTDDDHEMRAKADPTGHIVVGVHPYDLEAIRQLDKIFIDTLQDEPYRRKRENTVLIGLTMQDVADTCFAASMGTATVESGYDLMLTELGDSFAVDIGTFEGDQLLESVPTRNATAREIERVAEIEADLQEAFDRELEFPPAELPTLLEDSYDDMDFWEDYAEQCLSCGTCNVVCPTCFCFSVDMVRDLKGDSGRQERRWDGCLLEDFATVAQGENFREEIAQRHRHRFMRKGWYIYERYGDIACVGCGRCTRHCVADVADPCEVYNELYQEAQAHAQ; from the coding sequence ATGAAAGTAATCGATCGACCACACTTCACAGCCCTGATCGAGGAGTTGGTCGCGGCCGATCCGCGGGACGTGGTTGGGGTACAGGAAGATGGCGAACAGTATGTCTTCGACCACTTGGAATCGGCCGAGGACCTCGCCCTGGAGTATGATCTGACGGCACTCTCGCCGAAGAAGTACGTCATGCCACAGCGAGAGACGCTATTGACCTACGACCGGACAGACGACGACCACGAGATGCGGGCAAAAGCGGATCCGACGGGCCACATCGTCGTCGGCGTTCATCCCTACGATCTAGAGGCCATCAGACAACTCGACAAGATTTTCATCGACACCCTACAGGACGAACCGTACCGCCGCAAACGCGAGAACACCGTCCTCATCGGGCTAACGATGCAAGACGTGGCCGACACCTGCTTTGCCGCGAGTATGGGCACGGCGACAGTTGAGAGTGGGTACGACCTCATGCTCACCGAGCTGGGTGACTCCTTTGCCGTGGACATCGGGACCTTCGAGGGCGATCAGTTGCTGGAGTCGGTCCCGACCAGGAACGCAACCGCCCGAGAGATCGAGCGCGTCGCGGAGATCGAGGCAGACCTTCAGGAAGCGTTCGACCGAGAACTGGAGTTCCCCCCGGCGGAACTCCCGACGCTGCTCGAAGACAGCTACGACGACATGGATTTCTGGGAAGACTACGCTGAACAGTGTCTCTCATGTGGCACCTGCAACGTGGTCTGTCCGACCTGCTTTTGTTTCAGTGTAGACATGGTTCGGGACCTCAAGGGCGATAGCGGTCGACAGGAGCGCCGCTGGGATGGGTGTCTCCTCGAAGACTTCGCGACGGTCGCCCAGGGTGAGAACTTCCGGGAAGAGATCGCCCAGCGCCACCGCCATCGATTCATGCGCAAAGGATGGTACATATACGAACGCTACGGCGACATCGCCTGCGTTGGCTGTGGGCGATGTACCCGCCACTGCGTCGCCGACGTGGCCGATCCCTGTGAGGTCTACAACGAGCTCTACCAGGAGGCCCAGGCCCATGCACAGTAG
- a CDS encoding FAD/NAD(P)-binding protein, with protein sequence MHSSTQPSFEIGRNEFQPIEGRIVWIDEVTDDDKLFVIDLPEGQELGHQPGQFVQVFVPGVGEAPFSITSSPTKGGPFELCIRAVGNVTNALHAMETGDMVGIRGPYGSGFDPEELKGSDLLFIAGGIGLAPLRSMINYALDERDKFGELTTVYGCKEPTEQLYPNELQKWAESDNMAYLETVDQCPDDVEWDGNTGVITTVIPDVDIDVESTNVLVCGPPVMYQFVLEELDDMGVPDENVYLSLERNMHCGRGLCGHCQINELYVCLDGPVFNYPEVRDKEEAGL encoded by the coding sequence ATGCACAGTAGTACGCAACCGAGCTTCGAAATCGGCCGCAACGAATTCCAGCCGATCGAGGGACGGATCGTCTGGATCGACGAGGTTACTGACGACGATAAACTGTTTGTCATCGACCTCCCCGAGGGCCAGGAACTCGGGCATCAGCCTGGACAGTTCGTCCAGGTATTCGTCCCCGGCGTCGGCGAAGCGCCGTTCTCGATCACGTCCTCGCCGACCAAGGGCGGTCCCTTCGAGTTGTGTATCCGTGCTGTGGGGAACGTGACCAACGCGCTGCACGCGATGGAGACCGGCGACATGGTCGGAATACGCGGGCCATACGGCTCGGGTTTTGATCCTGAGGAACTCAAGGGCTCGGATCTGCTCTTTATCGCCGGAGGGATCGGCCTCGCGCCGCTCCGGTCGATGATCAACTACGCGCTGGACGAACGCGATAAGTTCGGCGAGTTGACAACAGTCTACGGCTGCAAGGAGCCGACCGAACAGCTCTATCCGAACGAATTACAGAAGTGGGCTGAGTCCGACAACATGGCGTACCTCGAGACCGTCGATCAGTGTCCCGATGACGTAGAGTGGGACGGCAACACTGGCGTCATCACGACAGTCATCCCCGACGTGGACATCGATGTCGAGTCCACGAACGTACTAGTCTGTGGGCCGCCGGTCATGTACCAGTTCGTCCTCGAGGAACTCGACGACATGGGCGTCCCCGACGAGAACGTCTATCTTTCGCTGGAGCGCAATATGCACTGTGGTCGTGGACTCTGTGGTCACTGCCAGATCAACGAACTGTATGTCTGTCTGGACGGCCCGGTGTTCAACTACCCGGAAGTTCGCGACAAGGAGGAGGCAGGCCTATGA